The following are from one region of the Sorghum bicolor cultivar BTx623 chromosome 2, Sorghum_bicolor_NCBIv3, whole genome shotgun sequence genome:
- the LOC110432639 gene encoding uncharacterized protein DDB_G0283697-like, translated as MSNEAPADNEVAAQVRAAVAGDFQPEHIDGFPMRPNKGSVDLGSIDVRSSKPPVKEDDVDPDKRRESAEKQKSAMDLKKKKEKKKNLERQALETRRVKSRQRGEPEEESPDEDDGGDGDDDSDDSEGMASHLDRILEGPPQTGVDVPRTGVQKGAPSRSHESQQRESSPRRSRADTPLEPAPGRTVPRPQPPPASKAGHRVKSLTTGPLTRGHAAASIKGGTDRESTSPSAGQAGNAEPRPAPAREGPGASTWGSSKPAGRGTGRRVALPVG; from the exons atgtctaacgaggctccggcggacaaTGAGGTTGCGGCCCAAGTCAGGGCGGCCGTTGCTGGCGACTTCCAGCCAGAGCACATcgacggcttccctatgaggcctaaCAAGGGATCGGTCGATCTG GGTTCGATCGATGTTCGATCCTCgaagcctccggtaaaggaggacgacgtTGATCCTGACAAGCGGCGAGAGTCCGCGGAAAAGCAGAAGTCCGCAATGGActtgaaaaagaagaaggaaaagaagaagaatctcgagcgTCAAGCGCTGGAGACGCGTCGAGTAAAATCCaggcaaaggggggagcctgaggaagaatcccccgatgAGGACGATGGCGGCGATGGTGACGACGATAGCGATGATTCCGAGGGAATGGCGTCCcatctcgaccggatcctcgagggcccaccTCAGACCGGCGTCGACGTCCCGCGGACGGGAGTCCAAAAGGGGGCGCCAAGCAGGTCTCATGAAAGTCAGCAGAGGGAGTCGTCTCCACGCCGTTCCCGCGCCGACACTCCTTTAGAACCCGCTCCAGGTCGGACCGTCCCccgcccccaacctcctccTGCGTCTAAGGCGGGCCACCGGGTTAAGTCCCTGACGACGGGGCCGTTGACTCGTGGTCACGCTGCGGCCTCGATTAAGGGGGGAACGGATCGCGAGAGTACCAGTCCAAGTGCTGGCCAGGCGGGAAACGCCGAGCCGAGACCGGCGCCCGCTCGCGAGGGGCCAGGAGCCTCGACATGGGGTAGCTCGAAGCCTGCTGGTCGAGGGACCGGTAGGCGGGTCGCccttcctgtggggtaa